The following DNA comes from Methermicoccus shengliensis DSM 18856.
GGTGAGGAGCATGGGGCTTACCGAGATCATCGAGGACATCGAGCAAGAGACTCAGCAGAGAAGGGCAAAGATTCTCGAGGAGGGGAAGGCACAGGCAGACGCCATTCTGAAGGATGCCGAGCGCGAAAAGGAGAAGCTCATCCTGAGCTACGAGGAGGAGGCAAGGCGTCTTGCAGCCTCTGAGCGAAGGGAGAGGCTATCCAGCGCGAGGCTCGATGCCCGAAGAATGATTGTGGAGGCAAGGGAGGAGGTAGTCCAGAGGGCAATCCACCAGCTCTGGGATGTGCTGGAGAGTCTCAGGGACTCTCCAGAATACCAAGAGATGCTGAGAAGGGCGATACAGCAGGGAGTGCGGGAGCTTGGGGGCTCCGCAACCGTCTACGCTGCACCCCACGACCTCGAGAAGGTTAAAGCTATCGCTGCCGAGTTTCCCAGTCTCGTGGTCTCGGATGAGCCCCTCGAATCGAGGGGTGGTGTGGTGCTCGTGAGCCCTGATGGTAGTGTGAGGTTCGAGAACACCCTCGAGAGCCTTGTCGAGGAGAAGATGGAGAGCATTCGACTTGAGGTGTATAACCACATATTCGGTGAAGAGCGATGACCAACAGGGTGTTCACCTACGCCTACTCCAACGCCAGAATAAGGGCGATGAAACCAGAACTCCTCACTGAGGAGCAGATGCTCAACCTCATCCACGTCAAGAGCATTCCAGAGATGATTGCCTTCCTGGATAACACACCATATAAACCATATATCGCAGAGCTCTCTGTAGAGTACAGTGGGGTCGACCTCATAGAGCTGGCACTCTCGCGGGAGTTTGCAGCCACGGCACGCAAGGTCAGAGCGCTAACACCAAGAGTGGCGAGGAAGACAGTCAACGCCATTCTGGGAAAATGGGACGTGTGGAATCTGAGGACGGTGCTTCAGGCAAAGCGGACTGGCAAAGAGTTCAAGGAGATAGAGCCCTATCTGGTGTTTGCGGGCATCCTCACCAAGGAGGACATAAAGGCACTCATGGATGCCAAGGATGTGGAGGGTGTGGTGCTGGCGCTCGTGGGCACGAAGTTCCACTCCCTTCTCACACCTCACCTCGACTCAT
Coding sequences within:
- a CDS encoding V-type ATP synthase subunit E, with the translated sequence MGLTEIIEDIEQETQQRRAKILEEGKAQADAILKDAEREKEKLILSYEEEARRLAASERRERLSSARLDARRMIVEAREEVVQRAIHQLWDVLESLRDSPEYQEMLRRAIQQGVRELGGSATVYAAPHDLEKVKAIAAEFPSLVVSDEPLESRGGVVLVSPDGSVRFENTLESLVEEKMESIRLEVYNHIFGEER